The genomic segment acacttttacatgttCACCTACCTCTGCAAGTCAGTCTTTGCCCACAAAGCACAACATGTATCTATCTGCCACAACCAGTCACTTAACTGTTGATTCCTTTTGCCACATATCAGAAAACTTCAGTGAAGTTTCAGAAGTGAAGTGAATAGAAACGGAAGCATTTTTAAACTTCCCTGTTCATTGACATACTGCGGATGCTGATTCTTAACTATAAGCCTATAAAACAGAATCCAGAAAATTATGTTATTCATTGTCTGCCTATGTCTCTCGCTTAGCTCTGTCTGTCTATTGCGTACATTACATAACGTTGATTACATTtgactgacacttttatccaaagcgacttacagctatttacagggtattggttacagtccatggagcagtggggggttaggtgccttaacactgcagccatggagtgcagtagggagtggaagggtgggatttgaaccgggaaccctctgatctaaagcccatttgGCTATGGATGCCTACATCTCACTCTCATGTAGAAACTCACACACTCAGGCCTATCATTCTATTAGTTTGATGATATGCATAAAAAGGGTCAGCGTGCCGTGAACGTGTGCCTATTCCCCTGTGCAGTATCTGTGGTATCCCCAGTTGTGGATGCTGATAAAGACAGAACTGGGACTCTCCTCTCAGGGGCTTTCCCACACTCTGCCCCATTGACATGGACATGGTGCACAATGCAAGTGTGCCCTGCCCTCTCTTTAATGCTAATTTATCTGTGGCTGGCCATGACCTCTCGAACTAGAAGCTCTGTTTTCAAAATAATGGGTCATGAACAACTAACTACCATTTCAATTAGACAAAGATAgctgtttctttttttgctgttgttgaatGGATATATAATTCTTGTATTAGAATACGTATaatgtaaaatgtttttaaaacaaaTAGTCAAACACAACAAATTTGGCAGCATTGTTAAGATGTGGCGAATAGTGACTGATGTTTCAGCGCACCTgcaccttcctcagagtcaactcattcagtcattcattttgtgcaccaaaataatacaaaacctaaaatagttgctgagtgctccagtcatccctgggtctagtcactctgGAGTAGCCCAGCctgtcttgatactgctgtcctcgactgtgagcaccaccaaggctgaagtgcagacatcccctcttcgataTGGCGAATAGCCTAGTGTTAGgctgcagtaacttttttttaaaaaaaaagatttttttggggtctttttttacttttatttgataagacagtgtgagaggtggacaggaagcgaattgggagagaaaccgggaggggtcagcaaaggacccgggccgggaatccaacccgggtcagccgcatggcaggcgagtgccctaccgattggccacggcagggccggggcTACAGTAACTTATACCTGTAACTTATATTCTGATCATtattgcatattgtgtgtgtgtgtatttactacTCGGTCTATGAGCAATCCAGTTATCTACAGTGCACAGCTGTGTAACTGTGTGTTTTGTACAAAAATGTATGCATTACAGACCATGATGTCACTTTGTTCCAACTTGCTACAATTCTTCAAGCTATTGCATTCCCAAAATGTATGCCACAGTTTGTGTATTTTTTGCGACTGAAAAGTATGCTGGGCATGGGTCATGAAAAATATCTAATTTAATCAGATTCAATTTCTGAGATGTGGCCCTAACAAATGCAGTGTCATTTCCCCACACTTTTCATGAATGCTGTAACAttcgtgtagcctactgtatgtaaaatCCCAAACCCTGGAAGATGATGCAGAATGCTTTCCAAACTACGTATTTGCGGGACTCCAAATCCATATATCATTTCCCCACACTTTTCATGAATGCTGTAACATTCGTGTATGTAAAATCCCAAACCCTGGAAGATGATGCAGAATGCTTTCCAAACTACGTATTTGCGGGACTCCAAATCAGAGTGATTTGTATGTGAGTATCATTACATTAGATTTCTTTCATTAgacttttttttaatccaaagcgacttgcagtcaTTTTTccagcacagggtattggttacagtccctggagcagtgtgagctTAGGTGTCTTgcacaagggcacctcagccatggagtgtggtagggagtggtagGGTGAgatctgaacctgcaaccctctgatctaaagtccatctccttaaccaataGGCCACGACTGCCTCGTCATATTATACTGTATGGCCAATATTATACACAAAACCATGGATTCATGAGTTCATTTTTGGCTAAATTTAAGCGAAAATAGGCTATACTAAAAATATCACGGGTTTCAGGAATTTCAATCCAGCAATATCTATGTGATGAAAGAAAAACGTCAGGAGAAACAAAGCAGATATGAGAGTGCATATTTTATTTCTATTGTCACGCAAATTGTCAATAAGTCATTTGCAACTCATTGAAACAGAGCATAGGAAACATTGCTGACAATGCAAACATATCAATAAGTTTCaaagaagagaaaagggaatgcttcactgggtcctgtatccagttagtaaaaaagggtgcacatcaaaaaagaacttgggcatccaaacttccatgaaaagataaaaaacactatttgaggcactcaaATAGagggagtgcctcaaatagtgttttttttaagcttttcATATCAATAAGTTTGTTTCCACTGAAACATTAGATCATGTAGGTCTTCATGGAAGGCACAAGTTGCTGCATAACACAGCATATTGGTTATATTTCACATCAAGCCGCCCTCTAAAAACAGAGGGAACATTGTTTTTCCGCCAAATAGGCAAAAGCGTTCTTAATTGGGTGACCATTTTCAAGAAATGTTAATGTTGACAATGTACTGTATAAGTTGTACTTTTCATTACTCATTACAATGACTCATTAATAACATTTGATGCAAATTGGATAGTTATTGTATTGTGAGGGTCATTGCAGGAAGACAGATAACAATGCATTGACACACTTTACAGTTTGTACATCACTTCACACAAGAAAAGCAAACCTTGTctcttaaaacaaacaaaaacatgtttgACAAAACATGCTGTATAATGTCAACAAAGACACTCACAGACCTAAAAGACAATCATGTAGAACCATGATGTTAAAAGCAATAGCCTGGAAAATAGAATTTGTCTTCACAGAAGATATGCAAATCTTATTTAAAGAGCAATAATAAAAGATACAACATGTTCCTTATTCAAAAACATGACCAGCGTTAGCAGCTGGGAACAATGACAGACTTTTGTGCAATTCCACACGTTTTCTCATCATCACCAACCAATATGGTCAGACAGTTTGGgatctgtctctgtccctgcacCCCTCTACCACGGCCTCCAGGGGGAGCTCTTGTTTGGGCCCCTCTCAATGAACTGCAGTGGAGAGACCGGCTGTTTCATGGTACCACTAAAACATGGCTTTGGTGACTGGATATGGCTCAGCCCTGTAGCATGGGACTGTGTCTTCATCATGTTATTGACAAAAGGCTGGCGACCTTCCTGTTCAAGAATGGCTGCTCCCTTGACAGCACCACCAGAGAAGGGCACcgtctgctgctgatgctgctgctggagtCGCTGTCTCAGGAGGCAGACGGTCATCTCCAGGATGTCGGCTTTCTCCAGCTTGGACTCGGGCTGCTGGTTCTGGAGCTGTGGACCCAGCAGAGCCTTGAGTTCCTCGATGCTGTTGTTGATGCGATCTCtgcgcaacttctccacaatCGGTTTTCTCACCTACAAGAGATAGCAACAGATCTATCAATACTTTTGTTCTGCGGCAGGAGTGATGAGATGACTacgaaatgtaatttcaaatctgAATGCCATGGACTGTTTAGAAGTTTAACTTACCTTGTGGCTTAGATTCATGTAATCCTTTGAGTAATCTTCTCTTGAGTTGAAATCACTTCTGAAAGTGGCTGTAGGCTCCATAGCTGCAGCTAAATCGTTGATCTGTAAACCGTAAAAGCTGTATTTCTCAATGACAGATCTCAGCTGAGTGAATCTGATCAGCAGCACTGGCTTCATGTCCTCTATTTATACTCCCAAATCtccatgt from the Engraulis encrasicolus isolate BLACKSEA-1 chromosome 14, IST_EnEncr_1.0, whole genome shotgun sequence genome contains:
- the LOC134463017 gene encoding transcription factor HES-5-like, which gives rise to MKPVLLIRFTQLRSVIEKYSFYGLQINDLAAAMEPTATFRSDFNSREDYSKDYMNLSHKVRKPIVEKLRRDRINNSIEELKALLGPQLQNQQPESKLEKADILEMTVCLLRQRLQQQHQQQTVPFSGGAVKGAAILEQEGRQPFVNNMMKTQSHATGLSHIQSPKPCFSGTMKQPVSPLQFIERGPNKSSPWRPW